A portion of the Mus pahari chromosome 17, PAHARI_EIJ_v1.1, whole genome shotgun sequence genome contains these proteins:
- the Puf60 gene encoding poly(U)-binding-splicing factor PUF60 isoform X4, which translates to MATATIALVNGQQGGGSEPAAAAAAAAAAVVAAGDKWKPPQGTESIKMENGQSTGTKLGLPPLTPEQQEALQKAKKYAMEQSIKSVLVKQTIAHQQQQLTNLQMAAQRQRALAIMCRVYVGSIYYELGEDTIRQAFAPFGPIKSIDMSWDSVTMKHKGFAFVEYEVPEAAQLALEQMNSVMLGGRNIKVGRPSNIGQAQPIIDQLAEEARAFNRIYVASVHQDLSDDDIKSVFEAFGKIKSCTLARDPTTGKHKGYGFIEYEKAQSSQDAVSSMNLFDLGGQYLRVGKAVTPPMPLLTPATPGGLPPAAAVAAAAATAKITAQEAVAGAAVLGTLATPGLVSPALTLAQPLGALPQAVMAAQAPGVITGVTPARPPIPVTIPSVGVVNPILASPPTLGLLEPKKEKEEEELFPESERPEMLSEQEHMSISGSSARHMVMQKLLRKQESTVMVLRNMVDPKDIDDDLEGEVTEECGKFGAVNRVIIYQEKQGEEEDAEIIVKIFVEFSMASETHKAIQALNGRWFGGRKVVAEVYDQERFDNSDLSA; encoded by the exons ATGGCGACGGCGACTATAGCTCTC GTCAATGGCCAACAAGGAGGAGGGTCGGAGCCAGCAGCAGCGgctgcagcggcggcggcggcagtggtggcagcaggaGACAAATGGAAACCCCCACAG GGCACAGAATCCATCAAGATGGAAAATGGGCAAAGCACAGGCACCAAGCTGGGGCTGCCTCCCCTGACGCCCGAGCAGCAGGAGGCCCTCCAGAAG GCCAAGAAATATGCAATGGAGCAGAGCATCAAGAGTGTGCTGGTGAAACAGACTATCgcgcaccagcagcagcagctcaccaACCTGCAG ATGGCAGCTCAGCGGCAGCGGGCACTGGCTATCATGTGCCGGGTCTATGTGGGCTCCATCTACTATGAGCTGGGAGAAGACACTATTCGCCAGGCCTTTGCTCCCTTTGGCCCCATCAAGAGCATTGATATGTCCTGGGACTCCGTTACCATGAAGCATAAG GGCTTTGCCTTCGTGGAGTATGAGGTCCCAGAAGCTGCACAGCTGGCTTTGGAACAGATGAACTCCGTGATGCTTGGGGGCAGGAACATCAAG gtgggaagacccagcaaCATCGGACAAGCCCAGCCCATCATAGACCAGCTGGCTGAGGAGGCCAGGGCTTTCAACCGCATCTATGTGGCCTCTGTACATCAAGACCTGTCTGATGATGACATCAAGAGTGTATTTGAAGCCTTTGGCAAGATCAAGTCTTGCACGCTGGCCCGGGACCCCACAACTGGCAAGCACAAGGGCTATGGTTTTATCG AATATGAGAAGGCCCAGTCGTCCCAGGATGCTGTGTCCTCCATGAACCTCTTTGATCTGGGTGGCCAGTACTTGAGGGTGGGCAAGGCCGTCACACCCCCCATGCCCCTGCTAACACCTGCCACGCCTGGAGGTCTCccgcctgctgctgctgtggccgCAGCTGCAGCCACAGCCAAGATTACAGCTCAG GAAGCAGTGGCTGGAGCAGCAGTGCTGGGTACTTTAGCCACACCAGGACTAGTGTCCCCAGCACTGACACTGGCTCAGCCCTTAGGGGCCCTACCCCAGGCTGTCATGGCTGCCCAAGcccctggagttatcacag GTGTGACACCAGCCCGCCCTCCTATTCCGGTCACCATCCCCTCTGTGGGAGTAGTGAACCCCATTCTAGCCAGCCCGCCAACGTTGGGTCTGTTGGAGcccaagaaggagaaggaagaggaggagctgtTTCCTGAGTCAGAGCGGCCAGAGATGTTGAGTGAGCAGGAGCACATGAGCATCTCTGGCAGCAGCGCCCGCCACATGGTCATGCAAAAGCTACTCAGAAAACAGGAG TCTACAGTGATGGTTCTCAGAAACATGGTGGACCCCAAGGACATCGATGACGACCTGGAGGGAGAGGTGACAGAGGAGTGTGGAAAATTTGGTGCTGTGAACCGGGTCATTATCTACCAAGAAAAACAGGGCGAAGAGGAAGACGCAGAAATCATCGTCAAGATTTTTGTGGAGTTCTCCATGGCCTCAGAGACTCACAAGGCCATCCAGGCCCTCAATGGGCGCTGGTTTGGTGGTCGCAAGGTGGTGGCTGAAGTGTATGACCAGGAGCGTTTTGATAACAGCGACCTCTCCGCGTGA
- the Puf60 gene encoding poly(U)-binding-splicing factor PUF60 isoform X3 — protein MATATIALQVNGQQGGGSEPAAAAAAAAAAVVAAGDKWKPPQGTESIKMENGQSTGTKLGLPPLTPEQQEALQKAKKYAMEQSIKSVLVKQTIAHQQQQLTNLQMAAQRQRALAIMCRVYVGSIYYELGEDTIRQAFAPFGPIKSIDMSWDSVTMKHKGFAFVEYEVPEAAQLALEQMNSVMLGGRNIKVGRPSNIGQAQPIIDQLAEEARAFNRIYVASVHQDLSDDDIKSVFEAFGKIKSCTLARDPTTGKHKGYGFIEYEKAQSSQDAVSSMNLFDLGGQYLRVGKAVTPPMPLLTPATPGGLPPAAAVAAAAATAKITAQEAVAGAAVLGTLATPGLVSPALTLAQPLGALPQAVMAAQAPGVITGVTPARPPIPVTIPSVGVVNPILASPPTLGLLEPKKEKEEEELFPESERPEMLSEQEHMSISGSSARHMVMQKLLRKQESTVMVLRNMVDPKDIDDDLEGEVTEECGKFGAVNRVIIYQEKQGEEEDAEIIVKIFVEFSMASETHKAIQALNGRWFGGRKVVAEVYDQERFDNSDLSA, from the exons ATGGCGACGGCGACTATAGCTCTC CAGGTCAATGGCCAACAAGGAGGAGGGTCGGAGCCAGCAGCAGCGgctgcagcggcggcggcggcagtggtggcagcaggaGACAAATGGAAACCCCCACAG GGCACAGAATCCATCAAGATGGAAAATGGGCAAAGCACAGGCACCAAGCTGGGGCTGCCTCCCCTGACGCCCGAGCAGCAGGAGGCCCTCCAGAAG GCCAAGAAATATGCAATGGAGCAGAGCATCAAGAGTGTGCTGGTGAAACAGACTATCgcgcaccagcagcagcagctcaccaACCTGCAG ATGGCAGCTCAGCGGCAGCGGGCACTGGCTATCATGTGCCGGGTCTATGTGGGCTCCATCTACTATGAGCTGGGAGAAGACACTATTCGCCAGGCCTTTGCTCCCTTTGGCCCCATCAAGAGCATTGATATGTCCTGGGACTCCGTTACCATGAAGCATAAG GGCTTTGCCTTCGTGGAGTATGAGGTCCCAGAAGCTGCACAGCTGGCTTTGGAACAGATGAACTCCGTGATGCTTGGGGGCAGGAACATCAAG gtgggaagacccagcaaCATCGGACAAGCCCAGCCCATCATAGACCAGCTGGCTGAGGAGGCCAGGGCTTTCAACCGCATCTATGTGGCCTCTGTACATCAAGACCTGTCTGATGATGACATCAAGAGTGTATTTGAAGCCTTTGGCAAGATCAAGTCTTGCACGCTGGCCCGGGACCCCACAACTGGCAAGCACAAGGGCTATGGTTTTATCG AATATGAGAAGGCCCAGTCGTCCCAGGATGCTGTGTCCTCCATGAACCTCTTTGATCTGGGTGGCCAGTACTTGAGGGTGGGCAAGGCCGTCACACCCCCCATGCCCCTGCTAACACCTGCCACGCCTGGAGGTCTCccgcctgctgctgctgtggccgCAGCTGCAGCCACAGCCAAGATTACAGCTCAG GAAGCAGTGGCTGGAGCAGCAGTGCTGGGTACTTTAGCCACACCAGGACTAGTGTCCCCAGCACTGACACTGGCTCAGCCCTTAGGGGCCCTACCCCAGGCTGTCATGGCTGCCCAAGcccctggagttatcacag GTGTGACACCAGCCCGCCCTCCTATTCCGGTCACCATCCCCTCTGTGGGAGTAGTGAACCCCATTCTAGCCAGCCCGCCAACGTTGGGTCTGTTGGAGcccaagaaggagaaggaagaggaggagctgtTTCCTGAGTCAGAGCGGCCAGAGATGTTGAGTGAGCAGGAGCACATGAGCATCTCTGGCAGCAGCGCCCGCCACATGGTCATGCAAAAGCTACTCAGAAAACAGGAG TCTACAGTGATGGTTCTCAGAAACATGGTGGACCCCAAGGACATCGATGACGACCTGGAGGGAGAGGTGACAGAGGAGTGTGGAAAATTTGGTGCTGTGAACCGGGTCATTATCTACCAAGAAAAACAGGGCGAAGAGGAAGACGCAGAAATCATCGTCAAGATTTTTGTGGAGTTCTCCATGGCCTCAGAGACTCACAAGGCCATCCAGGCCCTCAATGGGCGCTGGTTTGGTGGTCGCAAGGTGGTGGCTGAAGTGTATGACCAGGAGCGTTTTGATAACAGCGACCTCTCCGCGTGA
- the Puf60 gene encoding poly(U)-binding-splicing factor PUF60 isoform X1, with protein MATATIALQVNGQQGGGSEPAAAAAAAAAAVVAAGDKWKPPQGTESIKMENGQSTGTKLGLPPLTPEQQEALQKAKKYAMEQSIKSVLVKQTIAHQQQQLTNLQMAAVTMGFGDPLSPLQSMAAQRQRALAIMCRVYVGSIYYELGEDTIRQAFAPFGPIKSIDMSWDSVTMKHKGFAFVEYEVPEAAQLALEQMNSVMLGGRNIKVGRPSNIGQAQPIIDQLAEEARAFNRIYVASVHQDLSDDDIKSVFEAFGKIKSCTLARDPTTGKHKGYGFIEYEKAQSSQDAVSSMNLFDLGGQYLRVGKAVTPPMPLLTPATPGGLPPAAAVAAAAATAKITAQEAVAGAAVLGTLATPGLVSPALTLAQPLGALPQAVMAAQAPGVITGVTPARPPIPVTIPSVGVVNPILASPPTLGLLEPKKEKEEEELFPESERPEMLSEQEHMSISGSSARHMVMQKLLRKQESTVMVLRNMVDPKDIDDDLEGEVTEECGKFGAVNRVIIYQEKQGEEEDAEIIVKIFVEFSMASETHKAIQALNGRWFGGRKVVAEVYDQERFDNSDLSA; from the exons ATGGCGACGGCGACTATAGCTCTC CAGGTCAATGGCCAACAAGGAGGAGGGTCGGAGCCAGCAGCAGCGgctgcagcggcggcggcggcagtggtggcagcaggaGACAAATGGAAACCCCCACAG GGCACAGAATCCATCAAGATGGAAAATGGGCAAAGCACAGGCACCAAGCTGGGGCTGCCTCCCCTGACGCCCGAGCAGCAGGAGGCCCTCCAGAAG GCCAAGAAATATGCAATGGAGCAGAGCATCAAGAGTGTGCTGGTGAAACAGACTATCgcgcaccagcagcagcagctcaccaACCTGCAG ATGGCAGCAGTGACAATGGGCTTTGGAGATCCTCTCTCACCTTTGCAATCG ATGGCAGCTCAGCGGCAGCGGGCACTGGCTATCATGTGCCGGGTCTATGTGGGCTCCATCTACTATGAGCTGGGAGAAGACACTATTCGCCAGGCCTTTGCTCCCTTTGGCCCCATCAAGAGCATTGATATGTCCTGGGACTCCGTTACCATGAAGCATAAG GGCTTTGCCTTCGTGGAGTATGAGGTCCCAGAAGCTGCACAGCTGGCTTTGGAACAGATGAACTCCGTGATGCTTGGGGGCAGGAACATCAAG gtgggaagacccagcaaCATCGGACAAGCCCAGCCCATCATAGACCAGCTGGCTGAGGAGGCCAGGGCTTTCAACCGCATCTATGTGGCCTCTGTACATCAAGACCTGTCTGATGATGACATCAAGAGTGTATTTGAAGCCTTTGGCAAGATCAAGTCTTGCACGCTGGCCCGGGACCCCACAACTGGCAAGCACAAGGGCTATGGTTTTATCG AATATGAGAAGGCCCAGTCGTCCCAGGATGCTGTGTCCTCCATGAACCTCTTTGATCTGGGTGGCCAGTACTTGAGGGTGGGCAAGGCCGTCACACCCCCCATGCCCCTGCTAACACCTGCCACGCCTGGAGGTCTCccgcctgctgctgctgtggccgCAGCTGCAGCCACAGCCAAGATTACAGCTCAG GAAGCAGTGGCTGGAGCAGCAGTGCTGGGTACTTTAGCCACACCAGGACTAGTGTCCCCAGCACTGACACTGGCTCAGCCCTTAGGGGCCCTACCCCAGGCTGTCATGGCTGCCCAAGcccctggagttatcacag GTGTGACACCAGCCCGCCCTCCTATTCCGGTCACCATCCCCTCTGTGGGAGTAGTGAACCCCATTCTAGCCAGCCCGCCAACGTTGGGTCTGTTGGAGcccaagaaggagaaggaagaggaggagctgtTTCCTGAGTCAGAGCGGCCAGAGATGTTGAGTGAGCAGGAGCACATGAGCATCTCTGGCAGCAGCGCCCGCCACATGGTCATGCAAAAGCTACTCAGAAAACAGGAG TCTACAGTGATGGTTCTCAGAAACATGGTGGACCCCAAGGACATCGATGACGACCTGGAGGGAGAGGTGACAGAGGAGTGTGGAAAATTTGGTGCTGTGAACCGGGTCATTATCTACCAAGAAAAACAGGGCGAAGAGGAAGACGCAGAAATCATCGTCAAGATTTTTGTGGAGTTCTCCATGGCCTCAGAGACTCACAAGGCCATCCAGGCCCTCAATGGGCGCTGGTTTGGTGGTCGCAAGGTGGTGGCTGAAGTGTATGACCAGGAGCGTTTTGATAACAGCGACCTCTCCGCGTGA
- the Puf60 gene encoding poly(U)-binding-splicing factor PUF60 isoform X2, with the protein MATATIALVNGQQGGGSEPAAAAAAAAAAVVAAGDKWKPPQGTESIKMENGQSTGTKLGLPPLTPEQQEALQKAKKYAMEQSIKSVLVKQTIAHQQQQLTNLQMAAVTMGFGDPLSPLQSMAAQRQRALAIMCRVYVGSIYYELGEDTIRQAFAPFGPIKSIDMSWDSVTMKHKGFAFVEYEVPEAAQLALEQMNSVMLGGRNIKVGRPSNIGQAQPIIDQLAEEARAFNRIYVASVHQDLSDDDIKSVFEAFGKIKSCTLARDPTTGKHKGYGFIEYEKAQSSQDAVSSMNLFDLGGQYLRVGKAVTPPMPLLTPATPGGLPPAAAVAAAAATAKITAQEAVAGAAVLGTLATPGLVSPALTLAQPLGALPQAVMAAQAPGVITGVTPARPPIPVTIPSVGVVNPILASPPTLGLLEPKKEKEEEELFPESERPEMLSEQEHMSISGSSARHMVMQKLLRKQESTVMVLRNMVDPKDIDDDLEGEVTEECGKFGAVNRVIIYQEKQGEEEDAEIIVKIFVEFSMASETHKAIQALNGRWFGGRKVVAEVYDQERFDNSDLSA; encoded by the exons ATGGCGACGGCGACTATAGCTCTC GTCAATGGCCAACAAGGAGGAGGGTCGGAGCCAGCAGCAGCGgctgcagcggcggcggcggcagtggtggcagcaggaGACAAATGGAAACCCCCACAG GGCACAGAATCCATCAAGATGGAAAATGGGCAAAGCACAGGCACCAAGCTGGGGCTGCCTCCCCTGACGCCCGAGCAGCAGGAGGCCCTCCAGAAG GCCAAGAAATATGCAATGGAGCAGAGCATCAAGAGTGTGCTGGTGAAACAGACTATCgcgcaccagcagcagcagctcaccaACCTGCAG ATGGCAGCAGTGACAATGGGCTTTGGAGATCCTCTCTCACCTTTGCAATCG ATGGCAGCTCAGCGGCAGCGGGCACTGGCTATCATGTGCCGGGTCTATGTGGGCTCCATCTACTATGAGCTGGGAGAAGACACTATTCGCCAGGCCTTTGCTCCCTTTGGCCCCATCAAGAGCATTGATATGTCCTGGGACTCCGTTACCATGAAGCATAAG GGCTTTGCCTTCGTGGAGTATGAGGTCCCAGAAGCTGCACAGCTGGCTTTGGAACAGATGAACTCCGTGATGCTTGGGGGCAGGAACATCAAG gtgggaagacccagcaaCATCGGACAAGCCCAGCCCATCATAGACCAGCTGGCTGAGGAGGCCAGGGCTTTCAACCGCATCTATGTGGCCTCTGTACATCAAGACCTGTCTGATGATGACATCAAGAGTGTATTTGAAGCCTTTGGCAAGATCAAGTCTTGCACGCTGGCCCGGGACCCCACAACTGGCAAGCACAAGGGCTATGGTTTTATCG AATATGAGAAGGCCCAGTCGTCCCAGGATGCTGTGTCCTCCATGAACCTCTTTGATCTGGGTGGCCAGTACTTGAGGGTGGGCAAGGCCGTCACACCCCCCATGCCCCTGCTAACACCTGCCACGCCTGGAGGTCTCccgcctgctgctgctgtggccgCAGCTGCAGCCACAGCCAAGATTACAGCTCAG GAAGCAGTGGCTGGAGCAGCAGTGCTGGGTACTTTAGCCACACCAGGACTAGTGTCCCCAGCACTGACACTGGCTCAGCCCTTAGGGGCCCTACCCCAGGCTGTCATGGCTGCCCAAGcccctggagttatcacag GTGTGACACCAGCCCGCCCTCCTATTCCGGTCACCATCCCCTCTGTGGGAGTAGTGAACCCCATTCTAGCCAGCCCGCCAACGTTGGGTCTGTTGGAGcccaagaaggagaaggaagaggaggagctgtTTCCTGAGTCAGAGCGGCCAGAGATGTTGAGTGAGCAGGAGCACATGAGCATCTCTGGCAGCAGCGCCCGCCACATGGTCATGCAAAAGCTACTCAGAAAACAGGAG TCTACAGTGATGGTTCTCAGAAACATGGTGGACCCCAAGGACATCGATGACGACCTGGAGGGAGAGGTGACAGAGGAGTGTGGAAAATTTGGTGCTGTGAACCGGGTCATTATCTACCAAGAAAAACAGGGCGAAGAGGAAGACGCAGAAATCATCGTCAAGATTTTTGTGGAGTTCTCCATGGCCTCAGAGACTCACAAGGCCATCCAGGCCCTCAATGGGCGCTGGTTTGGTGGTCGCAAGGTGGTGGCTGAAGTGTATGACCAGGAGCGTTTTGATAACAGCGACCTCTCCGCGTGA
- the Scrib gene encoding protein scribble homolog isoform X8: MLKCIPLWRCNRHVESVDKRHCSLQVVPEEIYRYSRSLEELLLDANQLRELPKPFFRLLNLRKLGLSDNEIQRLPPEVANFMQLVELDVSRNDIPEIPESIKFCKALEIADFSGNPLSRLPDGFTQLRSLAHLALNDVSLQALPGDVGNLANLVTLELRENLLKSLPASLSFLVKLEQLDLGGNDLEVLPDTLGALPNLRELWLDRNQLSALPPELGNLRRLVCLDVSENRLEELPVELGGLALLTDLLLSQNLLQRLPEGIGQLKQLSILKVDQNRLCEVTEAIGDCENLSELILTENLLTALPRSLGKLTKLTNLNVDRNHLEVLPPEIGGCVALSVLSLRDNRLAVLPPELAHTAELHVLDVAGNRLRSLPFALTHLNLKALWLAENQAQPMLRFQTEDDAQTGEKVLTCYLLPQQPLPSLEDAGQQSSPSESCSDAPLSRVSVIQFEDNLEGEEDAEEAAAEKRGLQRRATPHPSELKVMKRGIEERRNEAFVCKPDPSPPSPSEEEKRLSAESALSGGSVPSASTASEGEPEILPAEVQGPGQPEAMPVQEEYTEEDYNEPTVHFAEDTLIPREDGESEEGQPEAAWPLPSGRQRLIRKDTPHYKKHFKISKLPQPEAVVALLQGVQTDREGPTAGWHNGPHAPWAPRAHEEEEEEEEENRDEEEGEATTEEDDKEEAVASAPSVKGVSFDQANNLLIEPARIEEEELTLTIVRQTGGLGISIAGGKGSTPYKGDDEGIFISRVSEEGPAARAGVRVGDKLLEVNGVALQDAEHHEAVEALRGAGAAVQMRVWRERMVEPENAVTITPLRPEDDYSPREWRGGGLRLPVLQPETPVPLRQRHAACLVRSEKGLGFSIAGGKGSTPYRAGDGGIFISRIAEGGAAHRAGTLQVGDHLRPLEARCPRPPVPLAVSNRPPLMNCQPM; the protein is encoded by the exons ATGCTGAAGTGCATCCCGCTCTGGCGTTGCAACCGGCACGTGGAGTCGGTGGATAAGCGGCACTGCTCGCTGCAGGTTGTGCCAGAGGAGATTTACCGCTACAGTCGTAGCCTCGAGGAGCTGCTCCTCGACGCCAACCAGCTGCGCGAGCTACCTAAG CCCTTCTTCCGACTATTGAACTTGCGAAAGTTGGGCCTCAGTGACAACGAGATCCAGCGGCTGCCTCCTGAAGTGGCTAACTTCATGCAACTGGTGGAGCTGGATGTGTCCCGGAATG ATATCCCCGAGATACCTGAGAGCATAAAGTTCTGTAAGGCTCTGGAGATTGCAGACTTCAGTGGGAACCCCCTGTCCAG GCTTCCGGATGGCTTCACACAGCTGCGCAGCCTGGCTCACCTGGCCCTGAATGACGTGTCCCTGCAGGCACTGCCTGGAGATGTGGGCAA CTTGGCCAATCTGGTGACCCTGGAACTCCGGGAGAACCTGCTTAAATCTCTCCCTGC GTCCCTGTCTTTCCTGGTGAAGCTGGAACAGCTGGACCTGGGAGGGAATGATCTGGAAGTGCTG CCTGACACCCTGGGGGCTCTGCCTAACCTTCGGGAGCTGTGGCTAGACCGAAACCAACTGTCAGCTCTGCCCCCG GAGCTAGGCAATCTGCGGCGGCTGGTGTGCCTGGATGTGTCAGAGAACAGGCTGGAAGAGCTGCCTGTGGAGCTGGGTGGGCTGGCACTGCTCACGGATCTGCTGCTTTCCCAGAACTTGCTTCAGCGGCTGCCAGAGGGCATTG GTCAGCTGAAGCAGCTGTCTATCCTGAAGGTGGACCAGAACCGGCTGTGTGAGGTCACTGAGGCCATAGGGGACTGTGAGAACCTCTCGGAGCTTATCCTCACGGAGAACCTGTTAACG GCCTTGCCCCGCTCCCTAGGCAAGCTGACCAAGCTGACTAACCTTAATGTGGACCGGAATCATCTTGAGGTGCTGCCACCTGAAATCGGAGGCTGTGTGGCCCTTAGTGTCCTCTCTCTGAGAGACAATCGCCTGGCCGTCCTCCCTCCGGAGCTCGCCCATACGGCTGAGCTGCACGTGCTAGACGTGGCCGGGAACCG GCTGCGGAGTCTGCCATTTGCGCTCACCCACCTCAACCTCAAGGCACTATGGCTGGCTGAGAACCAGGCACAACCCATGCTCCGCTTCCAGACTGAGGATGATGCCCAGACGGGTGAAAAGGTGCTCACCTGCTACCTGCTGCCCCAGCAGCCCCTGCCGAGTCTTG AAGACGCTGGTCAGCAGAGCAGTCCCTCAGAGAGCTGTAGTGATGCCCCTCTGAGCCGCGTCAGTGTCATCCAGTTCGAGGACAACCTTGAAGGTGAAGAGGATGCCGAGGAAGCTGCGGCCGAGAAGCGG GGCCTACAGCGTAGGGCCACACCTCATCCCAGTGAACTCAAGGTGATGAAGAGGGGCATTGAAGAGCGTCGGAACGAGGCCTTCGTCTGCAAGCCTGACCCTAGCCCACCCTCACCTTCAGAGGAG GAGAAGAGGCTGAGTGCAGAGTCTGCCTTGAGTGGAGGCTCTGTCCCGTCGGCAAGCACAGCCTCGGAAGGTGAGCCTGAGATCCTGCCGGCTGAGGTGCAAGGGCCAGGCCAGCCCGAGGCCATGCCCGTACAGGAGGAGTATACAGAAGAGGACTATAATGAG CCCACAGTGCACTTTGCAGAGGACACACTGATCCCTAGGGAAGACGGTGAAAGTGAAGAGGGACAGCCTGAGGCTGCCTGGCCGCTGCCCAGTGGCCGGCAGAGGCTCATCCGAAAAGACACACCCCACTACAAGAAGCACTTCAAGATCTCCAAGCTCCCACAGCCCGAAGCTGTTGTGGCCCTGCTGCAAGGGGTGCAGACCGACAGGGAGGGCCCCACTGCAGGTTGGCACAATGGCCCACACGCACCTTGGGCTCCTCGAGcccatgaggaggaagaggaggaggaggaggagaacagggATGAGGAGGAAGGCGAGGCCACCACGGAAGAAGATGACAAAGAAGAGGCTGTGGCTTCTGCTCCCTCTGTCAAG GGGGTGTCGTTTGACCAGGCCAATAACCTGCTGATAGAGCCTGCTCGCATTGAGGAGGAAGAG CTAACACTCACGATCGTGCGGCAGACAGGGGGCCTGGGCATCAGTATCGCAGGGGGGAAAGGCTCCACTCCCTACAAAGGAGATGACGAG GGCATTTTCATCTCTCGAGTGTCGGAAGAGGGCCCTGCAGCCCGTGCTGGAGTCCGAGTTGGTGACAAACTTCTCGAG GTGAATGGTGTGGCTTTGCAGGATGCAGAGCACCACGAGGCCGTGGAAGCACTTCGGGGGGCAGGTGCTGCCGTGCAGATGCGAGTGTGGAGGGAAAGAATGGTGGAGCCAGAGAATGCAGTCACTATTACCCCCTTACGCCCTGAAGATGACTATAGTCCCCGAGAGTGGCGGGGAGGTGGCCTGCGCCTTCCCGTGCTCCAGCCTGAGACTCCTGTACCCCTCCGTCAGCGCCATGCTGCCTGCCTCGTGCGCAGTGAAAAGGGGCTGGGCTTCAGCATTGCTGGTGGAAAGGGCTCCACACCTTACCGGGCTGGTGATGGG GGCATCTTTATATCCCGCATTGCAGAGGGAGGGGCTGCTCACCGGGCAGGCACTCTACAGGTTG